Part of the Deinococcus aestuarii genome is shown below.
CGATCTGGACCGGGGACGGGATGAGGTGTTTCTGGTCACGGTAAGATTCCTTGGGCGGCGGGGCCGGGGCGCGGTCTCACACGATCAGCCGCACGGCCGCCAGCCCCGAGAGCCCCAGCACCAGCACACGGAAGCCCCGCTCGGGAACGAACGGCAGGAGGTGTCGACCGGCGAGCGCCCCCAGCCCCAGGGCGGGCAAGAGCGTTCCAGTAAAGAGCAGGGTGCTGGCGGTGAAGAGTGGCTCGGCGGGATTGTCGGCGGTGAGCAGCAGCAGCAGGGGCACTTTCGCCACGTTGAAGATGAGGAAGGTCCAGGCGGTCGTGCCCAGCAGCCGCTCCTTGGGCAGCCCCGCCGCCGTCATGAAGACCGCCATGACGGGTCCCGCCGCGTTCGAGACCATCGTGGAAAAACCCGCCAGGATTCCGGTCAGGACCGTGCCCACGCGGGAGGTGGGCCGCAGTCGGTCGCCCAGCCTCTCCCGCAGCAGCGTCAGCGCGAGCATGGCGAGGATGAGCACGCCGATGACCGGGCCCAGCGGATCGGCCCGCAGGTGCAGGTCGCCGAGCACCTTGAGGGCCACCGCGCCGACGAGAAGCCCGCCCGTCACCCAGGGGGCGATCCGCCGCAGCCATCCCCAGTCCGCGTGCTGGCGGTAGAAGGCCACCGCGAAGCCGTCCCCGAGCAGCAGCAGCGGCAGCGTCGCCCCCACCGACAGCCGCGCGCCGAGCACCTGCGCCATCAGCGGCACGGCGAGGATACCCGCGCCCGGCACGCCCGTCTTGGAAAAGCCGATCAGAAAGGCGGCCAGGGCGCCCAGCGCGTACTGCCAGGGGTCGAATGACATGGCGGGACGGCCCCTATAAACCGATGCGCCCGAGGTACTCGCGGTTGCGCCGGGCACTCTCGGCCGGACTCCCCAGGCCGGGCAGCACGTCCTGCTCCACCACCACCCAGCCCCCGTAGCCGTTCTCCCCCAGTTGCCGCAGCACGGCGGGAAAGTCCACCTTCCCCTTCCCCAGCTCGCAGAAGACGCCGTGCCCGACCGCCGTCACCCCGTCCCACCCTTCCCGGCGCGACTGCTCGGCCACCCGCGGGTCCTGGTCCTTGAAGTGGACGTGCCAGATGCGGTCCCGGTGGCGCCGCAGCCCCTCCACCGCGTCCCCGCCCGCGAAGGTGTAGTGCCCGGTGTCGAAGCACAGCCCCATCACCTCGGGGTCGGTCATCGCCAGAAAACGCTCGATCTCGGCGGGCGTCTCCACCCAGGTCCCGATGTGGTGGTGGAAGACGGTCCGCAGCCCCGTTTCCCGCATCACCGCGCGGGCCACCCGGTTCGCCCCGGCGGCGAAGACCTCCCACCCCGCCTCCGTCATCCCCATCTCGGGCGTGATGCGGCCCGCGTTCAGCGTCCGCACGGGGTCGGTGTAGGGATCGTTCCCCAGCACCACGACGGCCCCCGGCCCCCCCACGGCGGCGAGGAGGCGGGCGGTGCGAACGGCCTCGGCCTCGCTCTGGGCGTGGCGTTCGGGGTCGTGGAGGTAGACGCTCACCCAGGAGCCGAGCAGCTTGAGGTGGCGGGCGGACAGCTCGCCGCGCAGGGTGTCCGGATCGGTGGGCATGAAGCCCCAGTCGCCCAGCTCGGTGCCGACGTAGCCGGTCTGGTGCATCTCGTCGAGGACGGTGGAATACCCGCCGCGCTCGCCCTCGATGTTCTCGATCACGCCCCACGAGCAGGGGGCGTTGGCAACTTGGATCATGTGGACTCCTTGTTTTTTCTCCTCCCCCCTTGTGGGGGAGGCCGGGTGGGGGGTGGCAAGCGCAGCTTGCCCTGCCGCAAGGCATTCCTGAGAGGGAAACAGGGCACTCGGAGTCCCCCGTCCTGCACAGCCCAGCGAGTCAAGGGGGAGGAGCCTCCGAG
Proteins encoded:
- a CDS encoding TIM barrel protein, which encodes MIQVANAPCSWGVIENIEGERGGYSTVLDEMHQTGYVGTELGDWGFMPTDPDTLRGELSARHLKLLGSWVSVYLHDPERHAQSEAEAVRTARLLAAVGGPGAVVVLGNDPYTDPVRTLNAGRITPEMGMTEAGWEVFAAGANRVARAVMRETGLRTVFHHHIGTWVETPAEIERFLAMTDPEVMGLCFDTGHYTFAGGDAVEGLRRHRDRIWHVHFKDQDPRVAEQSRREGWDGVTAVGHGVFCELGKGKVDFPAVLRQLGENGYGGWVVVEQDVLPGLGSPAESARRNREYLGRIGL
- a CDS encoding sulfite exporter TauE/SafE family protein gives rise to the protein MSFDPWQYALGALAAFLIGFSKTGVPGAGILAVPLMAQVLGARLSVGATLPLLLLGDGFAVAFYRQHADWGWLRRIAPWVTGGLLVGAVALKVLGDLHLRADPLGPVIGVLILAMLALTLLRERLGDRLRPTSRVGTVLTGILAGFSTMVSNAAGPVMAVFMTAAGLPKERLLGTTAWTFLIFNVAKVPLLLLLTADNPAEPLFTASTLLFTGTLLPALGLGALAGRHLLPFVPERGFRVLVLGLSGLAAVRLIV